A genome region from Festucalex cinctus isolate MCC-2025b chromosome 17, RoL_Fcin_1.0, whole genome shotgun sequence includes the following:
- the LOC144005431 gene encoding galactose-specific lectin nattectin-like — translation MRALRLLFLLCRISGLLTGAWSQFQWKDTTCPKGWSRLGDHCYIYHNRERTFSDAERACKTFGGNLVSIHNARENAFVLELIREGGDDDRAWIGLKDSDFVWTDGTVVDFTVFNSGGEPDDTGNCVQISGSVGLCGTESSGEESTEVAPGWPESTETGRAPLPHTLLNPIHQPRPQKGD, via the exons ATGAGAGCTCTTCGCTTGCTGTTCCTCCTTTGTAGGATCAGTGGACTCTTGACTGGAGCC TGGTCTCAGTTTCAATGGAAGG ACACCACCTGTCCTAAAGGCTGGAGTCGGTTGGGCGATCACTGTTACATCTACCACAATCGTGAAAGGACATTTTCAGATGCAGAG AGAGCCTGCAAGACTTTTGGTGGGAATCTGGTCTCCATTCACAATGCCCGAGAAAACGCATTCGTTCTTGAACTGATTCGAGAGGGTGGTGATGACGACAGAGCTTGGATTGGACTCAAA GATAGTGACTTTGTATGGACTGATGGCACCGTTGTGGATTTCACCGTTTTCAATAGTGGAGGAGAGCCTGATGACACTGGCAACTGCGTACAGATTTCTGGAAGCG TTGGCCTCTGCGGGACTGAGTCATCAGGAGAAGAAAGCACAGAGGTGGCGCCTGGTTGGCCGGAGAGCACTGAGACAGGACGCGcccccctcccacacacacTCCTGAACCCAATAcatcaacctcgaccacaaaagggaGATTGA